tttcctttttctttgaatGGCAAACAATGTAAAACCAAGCTTTGACTGAGTGATGTAAGGCAACATAGGCCCCAAGAGATGAGTACAAACAGTTGTGTTTCATACCTCCAACCCAAGAGCTCAGGATCACTTTTTAAGTTTCAGGAGCTAAACACATCTAAATCGAAGTCTTGAGGATCTTAAAGCAGTGTTGAAAACAGAACTGTCAGAACTGATGGTCCGCACTGCAAAATATACACGAAGAGTGACGAGGGTTGTCTCTTAGTCACTGTTGAAATATGTGCAGGCCTGCACAGTGGCACATGGAAATGTCATTTGACTCCTTCTGGAGTGATCGTTTCCTGTTACTTCACAATGAAAACAATCTGTTTGCCTGTATTTACAAACTATTAAAGTGTCCTTAACCACaggaataaaagtaaaaagaaaatatatggtaAATAGACTGAGATCACAGGCTGAGAACATCTTACAGCTTTGGGAACAAGGACTGTTTTCTGTTTGGGGGATGGGgaaggttaaaagaaaaacaagaaaaacaagctCTGTAGCCCTGATTACCCACGGGAGAGCATGCCACAGGCTGGAGCTGGCCAGATTGCAGGCCTAGCTCTGTAATATCCAGGTAAACAAAGGGGCGAGTGAGGAGCTGGACAGGAGGCAGGGCCAGGAAGGAAACAGTTACTTGGGGCTGCAGTAGAGTGACCAGCCGGACTCAGCCACTCAAGGACAAAGTAGACCAGTTTCTCAAAATAATTGGTGGTTTCATGCAGTAAAAACAAAATGAGGATGAATGCTTGGAGCTTATTCAAATAAGAGTAAAAACATATCCAAAAGAAAACACAGCTAGAAATAGTTGAATACAAGCTTTGTATTGAGTTAAAAACTGGACACAATCAGTTTATCaactagtttatttttctggaaatgacTGGTGTGTTATTACAGCTGACTTAAGGCTGTATTCATGGGCAAGAGCACCCCCAACTCACACACAAGACCTCAAATCACACCATAACTATTATATTGGGTGGTTACTGACAGAGTCACCATAAAGAATTATGTGGTTAATATATGGAACATTTTCACAGCAGCTTGGAATAACTGACAATATTATGTTCAAAGGGTGAATGCAACAAGGCAGAGACCTGGGCCCTACCCAGCTCTGGAGAATGCCATACACACCACCAGGGCAGAGCGCCCCCCAGAGTCTGAGCATGGCAGTGCACTTGTCTGCCTAGTCACCACTATTCAGTTTTAACCATTTGTtgttctttcacatttttaaccTGATTTCACAATATAGTCCTACAAACTTTCTTAAGTGCATCAGgatttctagggaaaaaaaataattttgcgttgggaaaaaagtggaataaAGCAGAATcacctgatttcttttagaaaggAAATTCCACTCATCTGTTTTTTGCTGTCTCTTAACTTGTACCCCAACTGCCCACCTACATATGGGTTCCTGACTGAAGGTTCTAACCTAAGGTTGGAAGGGGCACCAAGCTTGTGCCAAGCCCAAAAGCCATTGAGGTGCCTTTTGCTGCTTTGGAAGACAGTGGCCTCTTACAGACCAGGACGTGATAGCAAGAACAGGCTGGCTTGGGACTTACAGGGAAGCCAGGTTAACAGAGCAGAGCCTCTGCAGCTTCGGTGTGCAGCAGAGTCACAAGCAGCCAGTTAATGCAGCTGCCTACGCTGAGATTCTGAGTCAGCTAAACCCGGGACAAGACGTAgacatctgcattttaacaagcaccccccacctccactccGCTATCTTCTCATGTAGGCAGTCTTCCACCTTCAGCTCTGAGGAGCACGTAAAGCAGTGACAAGGCATTTATCTGTGGAGGAAAAAACCACGCACATTCTGCCAACAGACAACCTGGGCACCCCGCCCCCCAGCTCCCTTCGCCTTTGGCCTTTTGACAGTGACTCCTGGGTGGTGAGGGGCGGAGTACACGTCTGACCACATCTGGGCGACCCTCAAAAGGCCACTTTCTCCCAGTTTCCCACTCGGAGTCCACACGCCATCTACTCTAATACCTACTAAATAAAGGCAACATTTCTAACTCATTTTAAGGTATGcaattcttttatttccttggccTGACAGCAGAAACTTCATTATACAAGAGCCTGCATCTTGACAGAGCTGACCCTCAGACTTCCCCCACGGGAAGGACCCTTTTCATTCACGGAGATGAACTGAAGTGTCTTGAGATGAATTGAAATGTCCCATCTGGGTGCAAATTCCTGCTTCCCACCCAGATCATAACCCTAACGTGAAAATAATCAGACTCAAATGGAATCCCCAAGAAGTATGAAAAGTCACCCTTCTCAAATTTTTCTAACTAGCAGCTGTGGGAAATTAAGACCCAAGGAGGGGGTGCCACTGGCCCTCACCATGCATCTCTGTGCATTGAGAAAGTGGAGGATGGTGGGCCGGGAGCAAGAGTTCTGGATAAGCGGGAGGTGCAGACAAGCCATCTTACCCCATACCTGCCCCTTCTATACGTAACTCCGTCAACTCATGGAGTGAAGTCTGGGAAATGTCAGGACGAGTGGTTTTAGCCTATTACTGAAATGCGTGACGCTCATTCAAGTCCAAGGTAGGTGTGGGGAAAACGGGCACCAAAGAGCAAAGCAGGTTAGACAGAGATGCTCAGAACTCATTCAGTTCCAGTTCTATGCTATGGAGACTATCTTCGCAATCCTAACATCCCTCACACCTTGGCCTCTACTCTCCAGCAGAAGGGGAGCTCCATCTAAGTGTCTGGGTCTGAGGTCTACAGCCACCACAGGGTGGTGGGCTGGGTACTGTGATGCTTGCGAGATGACCACTGGGAtgtgggagggatgtgggagatAGGAGAGGTCAGGGGCCACAACACCTCAATTACAGTGGGTCTCTTGGTCCCCAGGAATGGTCCACTACCAGCCAGTGGCCCTGCAACATTCTCAACCCCTTTCCCCACCTGTCTTGTGCAAATGTCAAAAACAGAATCTCTGCCCAAAGCAAAGGAGAGCAGGAAGTTACCGTGGTCCACGGTCTCTGGCCCCAACTTGCCCACCCCCCGATTCTTCCATGGAAATCAGATTTCGCAGCAGTGTTTGTTGTGAGACTGGAgtatccccattttttttttttttttttcctatcaaagCCAACTCAACAGCTCTGTCCTGACATGCTTTCTCCCAGGGCTGAGAAAGCAGCAAAAAATGTCAATCGAGCATGTGAAAATATGgtgatggtgtgtgtggtgtTGTGTTTCCAGGAgttccacctctgtctccttcacgGGGGGAGCCCTCCCTCTGAATCTCTCTCCCCAAGCCCCACActtgcccctccccctgccccgagTCCGGTCGCTCCCATCGGCCGGTTTCCGCCACTCACTTCCCGTAGACACTCTCGTCACTGTAGGCCACATACAGAAAGTAGTCTTCCTCATGGTTGTCCTAGGCAAAGAGGGGAGAGAATGGTTTAGAAACATAATCAAGCTCATCATCCCTAGGGTCTGGAGTCTCACACAACTTTGCAGGGTAGGCATAGGAGGTACCCTTCATCCCCGTTCAAAAGAGGATAGTGTGActcccctgctggtccagtgctgaagactctgagctttcaatgcagggggtaccagtttgatccctggtcagcgaactTGGCTCCTGCATGCCACTGGGCAGGGCCAAAAAGACAGGGATCAAAGAAGCAGCACAAGTGGCTGGGATTCAACTTTGAACTCTAAGTTCACAAAAACCTTCATGGAGAACATCATACACATCAGAGATATGAAGCTCATTCTGGCAAGAAGAGCAATGACACAACATGATATATTGTTGTTAACTGCTGCTCAGTCACTGTCgagtccaactcttctgtgaccccatggactatagcccactaggctcccttgtccatggaatttcccaacaAGAAAgtaggtgggttgccatttcttcctccaggagatcttcgtgacccaaggattaaacacgtgtctcctgcactggcaggcaggttctttaccgctgagccaccagggaaacccattaaccatataaatttgaaagtgaaagtcactcagcatgtcagactctttatgaccccatggactatacagtccatggaattctctaggccagaataatggagtgggtagcctatcccttctccagcagatctttccaacctgggAATCAAAGGGATAATTATATATATTgggatataaaattatatatattgggatatatatatatatatatgaatataaaccAGAGAATATATGTTGTGGAATAAAAACTAGAAATTATTAGAAAAGTTCACTAATAGGATACAACTATAAGGCAGTATTGTGTGAAACCCTTTGAAGAATAATGATGCAGTTACAGTCTAAGGTGATAAATCATGATCAAGTCCTCTACTATAGTTTATCATCATATTTTTACAGTTTACCAAAAATTAAACCAAATAAAATCATTCAAGTTACTATCCCTCCAACTGAGTTGATTTGTGAAGACAAATGAATCCACTGCAAGACTGCCtggtctttaaatttcatttgattTGGTATATCTGTGGTCAGAAAGCACTTCCTGCTGTTTCAATAAGGACACTCCAATCTTAAAACACTACGGCAGGGCAAGactgagaaaataattcaaagggACTGAATCCAGTGGGCCACTCAATTGCTGAGGGACAAGAGACACGTGATCTCCCAGAGCCTGACACGGCCATGTGAGAGCATCCTGATAAATGATACCTCTACCACCTGCCCCACTTCCCGAGTGTGTGGATGATAACACCTGGGACAGAGGCTAGAGAAGGCCAGACGGTACGGCCTTGTTGCCAGGACAATTACCTCATACAGCTGGCCCATGGTCGCACTAGTGGGAGGTATGGTGTTGTTGACAAAGAAGAATAAGGCGTCCTCAGGTCTCAGGTGGATTCTCTTTCGGATTAAGAAGTAGAACTGGCCAACTGGATGGAGGCGGTAGGGGGCAGTGGGGTGGTTAGGAAATGAAGACAAAGCGGAAGAAGACGAGAGGTTAGCAGGAGGGTAGTAAGATCCAGAAGACAATTCTACTGCACCTGTTTCCCAAAGCACCAGACTGCCATTATCATCTGAGCAGAGCCAAACACTGTCCTGCAGCTTCAGAAACAAAAACCGACATGGCAAGAAGCCTGTGTGCTCCTTGATATGCTATGGAGTTTAATTCCTCAATCCGTCTCCACTTTACTCAATTTCAGACCTAATGCTAACATTCCCACGGTCTAAATCTGATTTGAAACACACTTCTCGGAATTAtttggggtccagtggttaggactctggtgCTTTCAATGCCAGGGCCCAGCTTCTATCCCTGGtagggggaactaagatcccaaagccACATaatatggggaaaaaacaaaaaaacagatactTTCATGTCCATTTCCGCCTAAGACAAACTTGTGATGGAAGAGATCTGCTGGACTCCAGTAATCTTAGTACAATCCCTCATCCCAATGTCAGGGCAGTGAGTGGCGTTCAGTGCTTTATTTTTCACTGAGCACATTGAaaggtttctgctgctgctgctaagtcgcttcagtcatgtccgactctttgcgaccccatggactgcagcgtaacaggctcctccgcccatggttTCTAGAAGGCTGATATTCAAACCTAACCACTCTGGAGCAAACACATCTACCAATATCTTTCCAAGTGTCTCCTGGATGCAGTggttaagtaagtaagtaaagtcactcagtcgtgtccgactctttgtgaccctgtggactgcagcccaccaggctcctcagtccatgggattctccaggcaagaatactggagtgggttgccatttccttctccaggggatcttcctgacccagggatcaaacccgggtctcccgcattggaggcagatgctttaacctctgagccaccagggaagttattcCATTAAAAATCAACATGAACAATTAACATATCTTTTACAAATCCAAACAGTATCTACAAGATGTATGAACAAAAAACCCGTAACTTGAAGAGGTCAAGGTATTCAGCTGAGAATCTCTATAATGTGATCTTCCCAACAAATTAGTCTGGTTTTCCTTATGGTGTAAATTGGTATCACAATAACAAACCTGAATTTTAAGCAGCTTATATAATACGCATCTGCTCTTTTCTTTCAAGCTCTCACACTCTGCTGCCTCTAAATCAAACAAGGCCCTACAACAATGGGAAAAGCTTAAGGAAATCGGTGATGGGAAAGAACAATTACATCACCATCGCTGAATCACCCAACTCTCTGGGGCATCCCACTCACTTCCCTCAGTTCTACCTCCCCTCAAGCCCACGATCACATGCACACAGGAAGGACTGGGAAGGCTCTGCTGTGGGAGGAAGGGTCGAGGGGGACAGAGCATTACCAGTGAGGTCAGAGGGCACGAGGTACTTCCTCTTGTCCAGGTCAGGCACCCTGGCCTTGGGAGCCTTCTCCACAATCACCTGGGAGGACAGACAaagggtgggaatgaaaactgcagAATCCAACCAATGTTACCTTCTTTCTACACCCTACAAGTGCCCTTATCTGAAGTGAGTTTCTCTAGGCGCAATACAACTTTTCCATCTCTTATTCTCTCTTACCCTTTACAAAATGTACGGGGAAACAAACTTTCTTAATAAGGTTATAATTTTATTACTGAAACAAGAAGAGGATAGGGAAGGGATATTATGAAAAGTAAAGAGGACCTTGATTTTAATTACAAGTTACCTATAAGATGTgcgtgtgtacatgctaagtcgcttcagtcgtttccaactctttgcaaccctatggactataggccaccaggctcctctctccttaggtctccaggcaagaatactggagtgggttggcatgtcctcctccaggggatcttcctgacccagggatgaaactagagcctctTATggctcttgcattggtaggcaggtacTTTGTTATAGGACATATACTTTCTGGCATTTAGTTGAAGCACCAAGAAAAttgcctggattttctcaagtggTCCTGAGTACCTACTAGGTTTATTCTTTCTCATAAATGATAATTTATCTGTAAAGGTACAGATAATGTGGTTTAAATTTTGTACTTCATCAAAGTTTTTTTGAGAGtgactgtaaaaaaaaagaagtgcattCAAGGCactattaagtgaaaaaagtgttAAAATAGTCCTTATATTAACAGAATGTCGGTACAATAACCCATAATAACCCATATTGATTATCTGTTAGAATTTTAAGAGATTTTCAGTGTCTACATTAAATATTTCTACAATACTTCCAAGTTTAGaagggtcatttatttttgtaatgaaaaggaaaaaaagatcaaaagggaggagatatatgtatacctgtgtttgacagaaaacaaaattctgtaaaccaattatccttcaataaaaataataattaaaaaaagaaaaaagatacataaGTTATACATGTAGATGTataaaacaggaaatattttataaataaaatttcaagcaataagttaaataatgtacttaaatatttcaaaaacacattcagtatttatatactatataagtgatataatatgtAATTTGATTTAACTTATAAATACTTTGAATTGATTATAAAACCATCAGTTTTAGATTTTTAGTCTAGAAAATATAACCATTTTAGGTAGAAGATAAGGAAAGTACAGAAAAGTTAAAGTATAAACAAACACTGGGCACAGGTCAcatgaattctcttaacttcagCACTCCAAGGAGTAAAATATGTATGTACGTttagacgctcagttgtgtccgagcctttgtgaccccatggactgtagaccaccaggctcctctgtccatgggattctccaggcaagaatattggagtgggttgctatgcactcctccaggggatattcccaacccagagatcaaacctgggtctcccacatttcaagcaaatcctttaccatttgagccaccagggaagcccaataaaaaggaacacagtAACCTTCAAACACACCTTTTACAGACATATGGAATGGATCCAACAAACTCAAATAATCCATAAATCCATAAAACTTTTATGTGAAAAggctttgtaaactgtaaagatctaaaaataaagatttggagAAAtctgaagcttttaaatttaagggGATAGGTTAACATAGTGAAAAACCTACTTATTTTTGCAGAGAAAGAGAATTCTGCACCAGGAAGACCAGAAGGACATTATCACACTTAAGTCACAGGCACAAAATGAGGAACAGAGTAGTAACCAACACAGTGATATTGTcataactagacttatcatggtgtcttgaaatgtacattaaaaaacactatgttgtgtaacaggaattaacagtgttgtaggtcaattatactttgagagtaaatcctgagttcttatcacacacatttttttttctatttctttaattctgtatctgtatgagatgatgaatattcactaaatttattgtgaCCATCATTCTATAaggtatgtaagtcaaatcatgatGCTCTACACTTTATAGGTATACAGTgccatatgtcaattatatttctataaaaccagaagaaaaaataaaaaaataaataaaacttaaaccTGGAGTACTGATatatgaatcgctagtctatgtctgacgcagggtgcagcatgcttggggctggtgcatggggataacccagagagatgttgtggggagggaggtggggggggggggttcatgtttgggaacacatgtaagaattaaagattttaaaatttaaaaaaaaaaaaaagataatataaaaaaaataaataaagtgtaccaaaaaaaaaaagaaagaaagaaatgaaagtgggAAGAGCATAGGAACAGACCAGTGAAGATCCATCAATGAGGCAGcaggtaaataaaattaaaagggaaggaaggagcatAGCATTGTGCTACGCATGAACTGAGACCTGGCAGCTCCAGCCCCAATTAACACGAGATGGAAACCACAAGAAGGGAGCAGGAAAAGAGAGCAACAAAGACAAGTGCAATTGAATCAGGGTACGTGACTGCTTTGATAACAAAACAGTCCAGTGAGAAAGGGCTTTGGAAATCATTTAACCCTCTTTTCTGTCAACATGACACTTCAGCACAGTGAGATGCAGAGTTCTGCCCAGAACTAACACCAAATCTCAGGATTCAAAGAGCAAAgctccttttattattattatatatatatatatttttggtcaTCAGAAAGAAAGCCACACACTGAGCAGCTGGAAGGAGTTTGGCCACTGGTTAAAATCCAACTGGAGAAATCATGAGATCTGAGTGAGTCATAAAAGCTTACAAATtatcaaataagtaaaatatttaacagcaaacaatgagaaaaaaatacaggGATTAGCTGAAAGTCTGGGTGAATGCATGGAAATAACTGAAATGGGAAGGGCTGTTTTGAGGAAATATAGGAGAATTTTAACTAGATTTTGGAACAGGTACAATTCTGAGCTTGTAGCTTATACAAAACTATTGGAACAGAGCTTTAATCTTGGAGTTCTGAAAAAAACGGTCGTCATTTTGCTCACTGGAATGTTTTTCTGGCATCATACTGCCATCTTAACTGTTGAGGGCAGCAACAGTTGACTTCTCTATTTCTAATACCTGATAGCACAAGGCACGCTTAAATCATTCTTAAATCATGAACTGCCTTGGACCTTGAGAAACACTATGGCCTGGAGGATCCAACAGCCAGGATCAGAATCCCAGCTCAGGCACACATCAGCCACTTTCAGgaagttactccatttcttcagatCCTTCATCTGTAGAAAGGGATTATAATGGCGTGAGGACTAAGTGAATGGCTACAGACAGGGCACTGAAGATATTCCCAGGGATGTGGTAAGCTATCAATCAGTTAGTTGTCACTTGAAAATATTATAAGAGGGTTAGGATGGGCGTCACCAAGACTTGGTGGGAAACTTTTAAAACAGTCATCCAAGATCCAGAGACCAGGAAAGAAATTTGCGAAGCATCCTTTAGTAGGTAACAGGGCTAGTTCTCCTTTTTAGCTGAAAACACCTCTGTACATAATTCCTCTAATGTAACAGCCTTCATGTCTCCCTTAGTTTACAGAAAAAGTACTGCAAGAGGTTTATACGGCCCACGTCGCTTCTGGCAGCTGGAAGAACATGAAAAGTTAGATGAAGACTGGAAAGGAATTCACCATCAGATAACTGAAATTCCTTTACACGTAAATTACCTGTAATATTTATCCTAAAGTCCCTGCCCTAAGATAAACAACACAGTCTTAGGGTCTCTAATCCTATCTCCAAAACTCAAAGATTGCTGTTCCCTCTATCACACTTCAAAAGCCTTCTGCCCTCAAATCCAGCTACGCAGCCCACATTAGCGAAAACCAGGCAAGAGGCGGGGGGAAGGGTGACAGGAAAAACGCCCGGATGCAAAAAGACACCTTGGTATTTCTTCCCCGTTCCTTCTCTCCGCCTGCACTAGGTTTAAGAACATAAACCTGAGTCCAAAAACCCGAGAAGGTCTCAGTCCTTCCTGACTGTGTTCAGGTACAATGTGTTCAGAATAAACACCGGCCCACACACCCTGGAGCCAAGAATGATGAGGCAACCGGGTTGCTGCGCAGAGAACGTGACCTTGTTTTCTGGGCCAGGCCTCTCTTGTGGCGTCCCCTTCCCTTCCTAATCctcacagaataaaataaaagatccAATGGCTTGCGAACATTTCCCTCCCAAACCCAAGGCTACAAAGGGCCAAAGTCCTTCCGATTAACGGAGAACCACCTAAGGGCGGAAATTGATGGGAGCAAATCCCCTGGATCTGTCATTCCTGAACACTTCCATGCTATCTTAAGGCAGCATATGGGTGGTCCCGACCTCATCACTCTCGCGCCAAAAAGCTACATTTTGAGTACACCCCAGCCAACATATCCACTGAACACTGCTGAGTCACTCAATCGTAGGATCCGTTCTAAAACTGCGGTCAGCTCTAAAAGATGGGGACAGGCTCTAGGGATACGAGTTTTAAAAGGTCCGCAGTCCGAACGTCCATTCCACTGGCTCTCCCCGTGGTGAAAGGCGTGCAGGTTGAGTAATTTTAGGGGCCACCCTTCTGTGCCTTTGGGCAGCTATCACGACTCCCCcgtccccatccccatccccctcTCCCCCCTAGGACACTCACAGGGACCCGGTCCGGATATTTCTTCCggatcttttctccttcctttttccgATACTCAAAGGGATGGTCCTCCTTATACTGGAATTTCATGATGAACCGCAGGATTTCTAAAATCCCCGGACGGGGCCTGCCTCCCTCGCGGACGAAAGCGTCTCTCCCGTCTTTTGATGATCCCT
This region of Ovis canadensis isolate MfBH-ARS-UI-01 breed Bighorn chromosome 3, ARS-UI_OviCan_v2, whole genome shotgun sequence genomic DNA includes:
- the GABARAPL1 gene encoding gamma-aminobutyric acid receptor-associated protein-like 1: MKFQYKEDHPFEYRKKEGEKIRKKYPDRVPVIVEKAPKARVPDLDKRKYLVPSDLTVGQFYFLIRKRIHLRPEDALFFFVNNTIPPTSATMGQLYEDNHEEDYFLYVAYSDESVYGK